In a single window of the Luteolibacter yonseiensis genome:
- a CDS encoding L,D-transpeptidase → MTRLPSLRILALSALGLVAAIGLTSCGTSDSLSFGSDTRNKMIVSVRDQKMMLVRDGAPLKTYKISTSKFGIGDRPGSNCTPLGRLQVAKKIGANAPIGSVFKSRRQTGEVLKPNAPGRDPIVTRILWLSGTESRNQNAFRRTIYIHGTPEERRLGSPASYGCIRMGSNDVADLYNRIGTGADVFIIRGSIQSENSETESAFAGKSTFRPRS, encoded by the coding sequence ATGACCCGACTCCCCTCGTTACGCATCCTTGCCCTCTCCGCCCTCGGACTGGTGGCTGCCATCGGCCTCACCAGTTGCGGAACCTCGGATTCCCTCTCTTTTGGCAGCGACACCCGGAACAAGATGATCGTGAGCGTGCGCGACCAGAAAATGATGTTGGTCCGTGACGGCGCGCCGCTCAAAACCTACAAGATTTCCACCTCCAAGTTCGGAATCGGAGACCGCCCCGGCAGCAACTGCACGCCGCTCGGACGGCTGCAGGTGGCGAAGAAGATCGGCGCGAACGCTCCCATCGGTTCGGTTTTCAAAAGCCGCCGCCAGACAGGCGAGGTCCTGAAGCCGAACGCTCCCGGACGAGACCCGATCGTCACGCGCATCCTCTGGCTCAGCGGCACGGAGTCACGCAACCAGAACGCCTTCCGCCGCACCATCTACATCCATGGCACCCCTGAGGAACGCCGTCTCGGATCACCCGCATCCTACGGCTGCATCCGCATGGGCAGCAACGATGTGGCGGACCTTTACAACCGCATCGGCACCGGAGCGGACGTCTTCATCATCCGTGGTTCCATCCAGTCCGAAAACAGCGAAACCGAATCCGCCTTCGCA
- a CDS encoding cellulose synthase family protein, which yields MDWTSPLWYASYILVLIGLAGYGSHRLTIVFLYLKHSRNHPKPKELFKDLPLVTIQLPVFNEMHVVDRLLASVSAMDYPQDKMQIQLLDDSTDETVDICRAGIEALKARGFDAEHIHRTDRTGYKAGALENGTRFAKGEYLLILDADFVPNPDLLQKTIHYFTDDKIGMIQTRWGHLNRTYNVLTRIQAMFLDGHLELEQTARNRSGRFFTFNGTGGIWRKSCIADAGGWEHDTLTEDMDLSYRAQLKGWRFIFLNEVETPAELPVDMDGFKSQQHRWTKGSIQVCKKVLPAIWRADVPLFIKMEATAHLTSNFAYLLLIILCFLIYPNQQAQPDFGKFTYYIINVPIFFFSSVSVIVFYMVSQKALRPGSWWKEIPYLPLLLALGIGMSISNAKAVLEALFNHETAFVRTPKYGIGQVKRHDWKKSSYKAMKTLTPFVELLFGFFFLFVVVEAAMKSNWSSAILLLPFPIGFFYTSLASLARMLPSGSAAPAAEAANRKAP from the coding sequence ATGGACTGGACCTCGCCTCTTTGGTACGCCTCATATATTCTTGTTCTCATCGGCCTCGCGGGTTATGGCTCGCACCGGCTGACGATTGTTTTCCTCTACCTCAAGCACTCGCGCAACCACCCGAAACCCAAGGAGTTGTTCAAGGATCTGCCGCTCGTGACGATCCAGCTTCCGGTCTTCAATGAAATGCACGTGGTGGACCGCCTGCTGGCTTCCGTCTCCGCGATGGATTATCCGCAGGACAAGATGCAGATCCAGCTTCTGGACGACTCCACCGACGAGACGGTCGATATCTGCCGCGCGGGAATCGAAGCGCTGAAGGCGCGTGGATTCGATGCCGAGCACATCCACCGCACGGACCGCACGGGCTACAAGGCGGGTGCTCTTGAAAACGGCACCCGCTTCGCAAAGGGCGAATACCTTCTCATTCTGGATGCCGACTTCGTTCCGAATCCCGATCTCCTTCAAAAGACGATCCACTATTTCACCGACGACAAGATCGGCATGATCCAGACCCGCTGGGGTCACCTGAACCGCACCTACAACGTGCTGACCCGCATCCAGGCGATGTTCCTGGACGGCCACCTCGAGCTGGAGCAGACCGCCCGGAACCGCTCCGGCCGCTTCTTCACCTTCAACGGCACCGGCGGCATCTGGCGCAAGTCCTGCATCGCCGACGCCGGCGGCTGGGAACATGACACGCTCACCGAGGACATGGACCTCAGCTACCGCGCTCAGTTGAAGGGATGGCGCTTCATCTTCCTCAATGAGGTGGAAACCCCCGCCGAACTTCCCGTGGACATGGATGGCTTCAAGAGCCAGCAACACCGCTGGACCAAGGGCTCCATCCAGGTCTGCAAGAAGGTCCTGCCCGCCATCTGGCGCGCGGACGTCCCGCTTTTCATCAAGATGGAGGCCACCGCGCACCTGACTTCGAACTTCGCCTACCTTCTGCTCATCATCCTGTGCTTCCTCATTTATCCAAACCAGCAGGCACAGCCGGACTTCGGGAAATTCACCTATTACATCATCAACGTTCCGATCTTCTTCTTCTCCTCGGTTTCGGTCATCGTCTTCTACATGGTTTCCCAGAAGGCGCTCCGCCCCGGATCATGGTGGAAGGAAATCCCTTACCTGCCGCTGCTTCTCGCCCTCGGCATCGGAATGTCCATCAGCAACGCCAAGGCGGTGCTGGAAGCCCTCTTCAACCACGAAACCGCCTTCGTCCGCACTCCCAAGTATGGCATCGGCCAGGTGAAGCGGCATGATTGGAAGAAGAGCAGCTACAAGGCGATGAAGACACTCACCCCGTTTGTCGAACTGCTCTTCGGATTCTTCTTCCTCTTCGTGGTGGTCGAGGCGGCGATGAAGTCAAATTGGTCATCCGCCATTCTTCTGCTTCCATTCCCCATCGGATTTTTCTACACTTCGCTTGCTTCGTTGGCCCGCATGCTGCCTTCCGGCTCGGCTGCTCCCGCTGCGGAAGCTGCGAATCGCAAAGCCCCTTGA
- a CDS encoding FISUMP domain-containing protein, which produces MQTEPNMMKQSIFSILATLVFTQAGIAQSTGTFTDPRDGQAYKTVGFKNPSTGATVTWMAQNLNYKTEGSYAYGDKESNRKELGLLYTWEAANKACPKGWHLATDDEWSMLVTQFGGTDKAGEALKSVSGWTEGGNGTNSSGFGGLPGGIRRNDVYDVLGVMGFWWTSTPSGEEGKAWGWNFSYGGPGEKPLKTKAFRFDSSVSHAKSVRCVRD; this is translated from the coding sequence GTGCAAACCGAACCAAATATGATGAAACAGTCCATCTTTAGCATACTTGCCACCTTGGTTTTCACACAGGCTGGAATCGCCCAATCCACCGGCACCTTTACCGACCCACGCGATGGGCAGGCGTATAAAACGGTCGGCTTTAAAAATCCTTCGACCGGCGCCACGGTTACCTGGATGGCCCAGAACCTGAACTACAAAACGGAGGGGAGCTACGCTTATGGTGACAAGGAGAGCAATCGAAAGGAGCTTGGCTTGCTTTACACCTGGGAAGCGGCGAACAAAGCCTGCCCCAAAGGTTGGCATTTGGCTACGGATGACGAATGGTCCATGCTGGTGACTCAGTTCGGTGGAACCGACAAAGCCGGCGAAGCCTTGAAAAGCGTCAGTGGCTGGACCGAAGGCGGCAACGGTACCAACAGCAGCGGGTTTGGCGGGCTTCCAGGAGGTATTCGTAGAAATGATGTTTATGACGTCCTGGGTGTCATGGGTTTCTGGTGGACATCCACACCCTCGGGTGAGGAGGGTAAAGCCTGGGGATGGAACTTCAGTTATGGTGGACCGGGGGAGAAACCACTTAAAACAAAAGCGTTCCGTTTCGATAGCTCTGTTTCGCACGCAAAATCTGTTCGTTGCGTCCGGGATTGA
- the recA gene encoding recombinase RecA: MAAKQTSEESAQEKLNEVRKRNLDLAISNIQKEFGESAIMRLGDDRCVDVDVIPTGNLLIDRALGVGGFPCGRIVEVFGPESSGKTTLTLTVIAQAQKRGGLAAFIDVEHALDPQYARKLGVNMDDLLVSQPSSGEEALQICEALVRSNAIAVIVLDSVAALVTKQELDGEIGDSTVGAQARLMSAAMRKLTALISKAQTCCIFTNQIREKIGVMFGNPETTPGGRALKFFSSVRVDIRRIGAIKATDGTVSGNRTKIKVVKNKVAAPFTEAEFDIMYNEGISSTGSLLDLALEMEIVQKRGSWFSYNGTQLAQGRDAAKELLKSDPVIYADIETKVKEGLETKKKK; the protein is encoded by the coding sequence ATGGCCGCAAAACAAACTTCCGAAGAATCCGCCCAAGAAAAGCTGAACGAGGTCCGCAAACGCAACCTGGATCTCGCCATCTCCAACATCCAGAAGGAGTTCGGTGAATCCGCCATCATGCGCCTCGGCGACGACCGCTGCGTGGATGTGGATGTCATCCCGACAGGAAACCTTCTCATCGACCGTGCCTTGGGCGTTGGTGGATTTCCCTGCGGCCGGATCGTGGAGGTGTTCGGCCCGGAGTCTTCTGGTAAAACCACGCTGACACTCACGGTCATCGCCCAAGCTCAAAAACGTGGCGGCCTGGCTGCATTCATCGACGTGGAACACGCGCTCGATCCCCAATATGCCCGCAAGCTGGGCGTGAACATGGACGACCTCCTCGTTTCCCAACCCTCCTCCGGCGAGGAAGCCCTGCAGATCTGCGAGGCTCTCGTCCGCTCGAACGCCATTGCAGTGATCGTGCTGGACTCCGTCGCCGCGCTGGTGACCAAGCAGGAACTGGACGGCGAAATCGGCGACTCCACCGTCGGCGCGCAGGCACGCCTGATGAGCGCTGCCATGCGGAAGCTCACCGCCCTCATTTCCAAGGCCCAGACCTGCTGCATCTTCACCAACCAGATCCGTGAAAAGATCGGCGTCATGTTCGGCAATCCGGAAACCACCCCCGGTGGCCGCGCGCTCAAGTTCTTCTCGTCCGTCCGCGTGGACATCCGCCGCATAGGCGCGATCAAGGCTACTGACGGCACGGTGAGCGGCAACCGCACGAAAATCAAGGTGGTGAAGAACAAGGTCGCGGCCCCCTTCACCGAGGCCGAGTTCGACATCATGTATAACGAGGGCATTTCCTCGACCGGCTCATTGCTGGATCTCGCGCTGGAAATGGAAATCGTCCAGAAACGCGGCTCATGGTTCAGCTACAACGGCACCCAGCTCGCCCAAGGCAGGGACGCCGCCAAGGAACTCCTCAAAAGCGATCCCGTCATCTACGCGGACATCGAGACCAAGGTCAAAGAAGGTCTCGAAACGAAAAAGAAGAAGTAG
- a CDS encoding M42 family metallopeptidase, which yields MRTKAVSLLQELTEAHSVSGHEDEVRAIFVDELEECGELAADRNGSVFCEIGDEGPRILVTGHMDEVGFLVQNITSDGFIQFLAIGGWWEHNLLSQRVEILTRTGEKVMGVVSSRPPHFLPEAQRKQVMSIDQMFIDIGAESRRDAVEHFGISLGDPIAPVSAFTPLGKEDLFMAKAFDNRVGMAGTIQAGQILAGSSHPNRLILCGTVQEEVGLRGAKTAANFAKPDIAIVLEGPPADDTPGFSRSDCQGRLGGGVQIRLYDPSAITNPRLARLAIETARAEGIPHQVTVRRSGGTDAGSFHLSNEGVPSVVLGVPARYIHSHNAIIDVNDYLHMITLTIALVRKLDTETVEGLVKYL from the coding sequence ATGCGAACGAAGGCGGTTTCATTGTTGCAGGAGTTGACGGAGGCACACTCGGTTTCAGGCCATGAGGACGAGGTGAGGGCGATTTTCGTGGATGAACTGGAAGAATGCGGAGAACTGGCCGCGGACCGGAACGGCTCGGTTTTCTGTGAGATCGGCGACGAAGGACCACGGATCCTCGTGACCGGACACATGGACGAGGTCGGCTTCCTGGTGCAAAACATCACCTCGGACGGATTCATCCAGTTTCTGGCGATCGGAGGTTGGTGGGAGCACAATCTCCTTTCCCAACGGGTGGAGATCCTGACCCGCACCGGAGAAAAAGTGATGGGCGTGGTGTCCTCACGGCCTCCCCATTTCCTTCCGGAAGCGCAAAGGAAACAGGTGATGTCCATCGACCAGATGTTCATCGACATCGGCGCGGAGTCGCGGCGGGATGCGGTGGAACATTTCGGTATTTCCTTGGGAGATCCCATCGCTCCGGTGTCCGCCTTCACTCCGCTCGGGAAGGAGGATCTGTTCATGGCCAAGGCTTTCGACAACCGCGTCGGCATGGCGGGCACCATCCAGGCGGGTCAAATCCTGGCGGGCTCGTCACATCCCAACCGCCTGATCCTCTGCGGCACGGTGCAGGAGGAAGTAGGCTTGCGCGGTGCCAAAACCGCCGCGAATTTCGCAAAACCGGACATCGCGATCGTTCTCGAAGGCCCGCCGGCGGACGACACCCCGGGATTCTCCCGTTCCGACTGCCAGGGCCGCCTCGGAGGGGGTGTCCAGATCCGCTTGTACGACCCGTCGGCCATCACCAATCCCCGGCTGGCGCGGCTCGCCATCGAGACCGCACGGGCCGAAGGAATCCCCCACCAAGTGACAGTCCGTCGCAGTGGAGGCACGGATGCCGGGTCGTTCCACCTTTCCAATGAAGGAGTTCCAAGCGTCGTCCTGGGAGTTCCCGCACGTTACATCCATTCGCACAATGCGATCATCGATGTGAACGACTACCTTCACATGATCACGCTCACGATCGCGCTCGTGAGAAAACTCGACACTGAAACCGTCGAGGGACTCGTGAAATATCTCTGA
- a CDS encoding glycosyl hydrolase family 18 protein, with protein sequence MKKFPCVALALCLISTALQARPLVVAYVPNWIDVEKFSETIPYEKVTHLNVAFENPEDDDGTMSFNESSRTLIKKARAKGVKVLVSIGGGSASGDKVLKARYASLLSEEKRGNFAGTLAAYVKKHDFDGLDVDLEGPSIDGNYGAFIAALAPKLKAEGKLLTSALSKGYGGDKVPDSVFALFDFVNIMAYDGSGYWQPNAPGPHSSYEFAVENTRYWLKRGLAKNKAVLGVPFYGYGFGEAFKKRDYPYSLITKEHPGAEEKDETGSTIYYNGLPTIRKKCGYVLEEKLAGVMIWSLDGDAAGEKSLLGAIHQTLNP encoded by the coding sequence ATGAAAAAATTCCCATGCGTGGCGCTCGCCCTCTGCCTGATTTCCACGGCGCTGCAAGCCCGCCCTCTCGTCGTCGCCTATGTGCCGAACTGGATCGATGTGGAGAAATTCTCCGAGACCATCCCTTATGAAAAAGTGACCCACCTCAACGTCGCGTTTGAAAATCCGGAGGACGATGACGGGACGATGTCGTTCAATGAATCCAGCCGGACGCTCATCAAGAAGGCGCGGGCCAAGGGGGTGAAGGTGCTGGTCTCCATCGGCGGCGGATCAGCTTCGGGAGACAAGGTCCTGAAGGCGCGGTATGCTTCATTGCTATCGGAAGAGAAGCGCGGAAATTTCGCAGGAACGTTGGCGGCGTATGTGAAGAAACACGACTTCGACGGACTGGATGTGGATTTGGAAGGTCCGTCCATCGATGGGAATTACGGCGCGTTCATCGCCGCGCTCGCGCCAAAACTGAAGGCGGAGGGCAAGCTGCTGACCTCCGCCCTCTCGAAGGGCTACGGTGGCGACAAGGTCCCGGACAGCGTTTTCGCTTTGTTTGATTTCGTGAACATCATGGCCTACGACGGCTCCGGCTATTGGCAACCCAACGCTCCGGGTCCGCATTCTTCCTATGAATTCGCCGTCGAAAACACGAGGTATTGGCTCAAGCGTGGGCTGGCGAAAAACAAGGCCGTCCTGGGCGTGCCATTCTATGGTTATGGGTTCGGCGAGGCGTTCAAAAAACGCGACTACCCCTATTCCCTCATCACTAAGGAACATCCCGGTGCCGAAGAGAAAGATGAAACCGGAAGCACCATTTACTACAACGGCCTGCCGACGATCCGGAAAAAATGTGGATACGTCCTGGAGGAAAAACTGGCCGGAGTGATGATTTGGTCGCTCGACGGCGATGCCGCTGGAGAGAAGTCCCTGCTGGGTGCGATCCATCAGACCCTGAATCCGTGA
- a CDS encoding ArsR/SmtB family transcription factor, with protein MDDVFKALADKSRRLLLDQLHARNGQTLGELCDGLAMTRQAVMKHLGILEAANLIATVKRGREKFHYLNPVPIHEIGVRWIGKFETQRLDTLAELKRKLESNPETPQ; from the coding sequence ATGGACGACGTCTTCAAAGCCCTTGCCGACAAAAGCCGGCGGTTGCTGCTGGACCAACTCCACGCCCGCAACGGCCAGACCCTCGGAGAATTGTGCGACGGACTGGCCATGACCCGGCAGGCGGTGATGAAACACCTCGGCATCCTGGAAGCCGCGAACCTCATCGCCACCGTGAAGCGCGGGCGGGAAAAATTCCACTACCTGAATCCGGTGCCGATCCATGAGATCGGGGTCCGCTGGATCGGAAAATTTGAAACGCAACGCCTCGACACCCTCGCGGAACTCAAACGCAAGCTCGAATCCAACCCAGAAACACCCCAATGA
- a CDS encoding SRPBCC family protein: protein MNNAPKLVYVTHIRTTPAKLWEALTDPDFIQQYFFGCRNTSTWQVGDVIESRDPDGELSWHGKILKSIPGQEVVFTFDHLTDEPPSTVRYEIEPQGEVVKLTITHEDFQEVSAIRDRVKNGWPGIIEGIKSLLEKGFVEVAPSSCKEPA, encoded by the coding sequence ATGAACAACGCACCCAAACTCGTTTACGTCACTCATATCCGGACGACTCCCGCCAAGTTGTGGGAGGCGCTGACCGATCCCGATTTCATCCAGCAATATTTTTTCGGCTGCCGCAACACCTCCACCTGGCAGGTGGGCGATGTCATCGAGAGCCGCGATCCCGATGGAGAACTCTCATGGCATGGGAAAATCCTCAAAAGCATCCCTGGGCAGGAAGTGGTTTTCACCTTCGACCACCTCACGGATGAGCCGCCCTCGACCGTGCGCTATGAAATCGAGCCACAGGGCGAGGTGGTCAAGCTCACCATCACCCATGAGGATTTCCAAGAGGTGAGCGCGATCCGTGACCGCGTGAAGAACGGTTGGCCGGGCATCATCGAGGGAATCAAATCGCTGCTTGAAAAAGGTTTTGTCGAGGTCGCTCCATCGTCCTGCAAGGAGCCGGCGTGA
- a CDS encoding sulfite exporter TauE/SafE family protein produces MTVTEILSLLFAAAAAGAINAVAGGGTILTFPTLLAIGTPAVVANATSTVALVFGTSGSVYGFRRHIPSIREWLWRFIPVSLLGGLIGSWLLTITGNEIFSRLVPFLILFATLLFLAQGIVSRLIRRSSAGPQREPLVWPAVLFQFLVAIYGGFFGAGIGILMLATLGFIGLSDIHQMNALKNILGSLINVVAAVMFICRGMVDWPKVGIMTLGAVAGYYLGSHYSQKIPQVWVRRIVLAIGFGISAITFYRRFA; encoded by the coding sequence ATGACGGTGACTGAAATCCTTTCCCTGCTTTTTGCGGCCGCCGCCGCCGGGGCGATCAATGCCGTTGCGGGAGGCGGCACGATCCTGACCTTTCCCACATTGCTCGCCATCGGCACACCGGCGGTGGTGGCGAACGCGACGAGCACGGTGGCCCTGGTTTTCGGGACAAGCGGATCGGTTTACGGCTTCAGGCGGCACATCCCGTCGATCCGTGAATGGCTGTGGCGTTTTATTCCGGTGAGCCTGCTGGGCGGGTTGATCGGGAGCTGGCTGCTCACCATCACGGGGAATGAAATCTTCAGCAGGCTGGTGCCGTTCCTCATCCTTTTCGCGACACTGCTGTTTCTGGCCCAGGGAATCGTCTCGCGCCTGATCCGGCGTTCGTCCGCCGGGCCACAGCGCGAGCCGCTGGTGTGGCCGGCGGTTTTATTCCAGTTCCTGGTCGCCATCTACGGTGGCTTTTTCGGTGCCGGCATCGGAATCCTCATGCTTGCCACACTGGGCTTCATCGGCCTCAGCGACATCCATCAGATGAACGCGCTGAAAAACATCCTCGGATCGCTGATCAATGTCGTGGCCGCGGTGATGTTCATCTGCCGCGGCATGGTGGACTGGCCCAAGGTCGGGATCATGACCCTCGGCGCGGTCGCCGGGTATTACCTCGGCTCCCACTATTCGCAAAAAATCCCGCAGGTGTGGGTCCGGCGCATCGTGCTCGCGATCGGATTCGGAATTTCGGCGATCACGTTCTACCGGCGGTTCGCCTGA
- a CDS encoding zinc-dependent peptidase, whose protein sequence is MAPMIWEKLKSLFTETPPEVGLFKEEWEGLLVANMPLYSRLPGEVRSRLHERIGRFISSTRFEGCNDLELTEEMILTVAAQACMLVLNREGEPYPDLKNIYLYPTTFSSVQKQRDETGVVTEGTVHRLGESWGTGTVVLAWDSVEQGARNISDARNVTFHEFAHQLDHEDGDTDGAPALPSREAYRSWARVFSTNYSEVRELVESGKPSLIDPYGATKPAEFFAVATETFFEKPRQLHRRYPELYAELRGFYGLDPQEWLS, encoded by the coding sequence ATGGCTCCGATGATTTGGGAGAAATTGAAATCGCTGTTCACGGAGACACCCCCGGAGGTGGGATTGTTCAAAGAGGAATGGGAAGGCCTGCTGGTGGCGAACATGCCCTTGTATTCGCGACTGCCCGGGGAGGTCAGATCCAGGCTGCACGAGCGGATCGGCAGGTTCATTTCCTCGACACGGTTCGAGGGCTGCAACGATCTGGAACTGACGGAGGAAATGATCCTGACCGTGGCCGCGCAAGCCTGCATGTTGGTCTTGAACCGCGAGGGCGAACCTTATCCGGATTTGAAAAACATCTATCTTTACCCGACGACCTTCAGCTCGGTGCAGAAGCAACGGGACGAAACGGGGGTCGTCACGGAGGGGACGGTGCATCGCCTCGGGGAATCCTGGGGCACCGGGACGGTGGTGCTGGCCTGGGACTCGGTGGAGCAAGGCGCGAGAAACATCTCGGATGCCCGGAATGTGACCTTCCATGAATTCGCCCATCAGCTGGACCACGAGGACGGCGATACGGATGGCGCACCCGCCTTGCCGAGCCGCGAGGCATACCGTTCGTGGGCGCGGGTTTTCAGCACGAACTACTCCGAGGTCCGCGAGTTGGTGGAATCAGGAAAACCCAGTCTCATCGATCCCTACGGAGCGACGAAACCAGCGGAATTTTTCGCTGTCGCCACCGAGACGTTTTTTGAAAAACCGAGGCAGTTGCATCGCCGGTATCCGGAACTCTATGCCGAGTTGCGGGGATTCTACGGACTCGATCCACAGGAGTGGCTCTCCTGA
- a CDS encoding pyridoxamine 5'-phosphate oxidase family protein, with protein sequence MDSINQNQEEQNRADLGGREAIDKIRSLVEKAGTCFFCTKVAMGGSGARPMSVQKIDEEGTLWFLSSADSHKNHELVLAPEVTLYFQGSAHSDFLVLTGDATVSTDKAKIEELWEPVLKTWFTEGIDDPRISVIKVVPTEGYYWDTKHGNAVAGIKMLIGAALGKTMDDSIEGTLEP encoded by the coding sequence ATGGATTCCATCAATCAAAACCAGGAAGAACAGAATCGGGCGGATCTCGGAGGACGCGAGGCAATCGACAAAATCCGCTCGTTGGTGGAGAAGGCCGGCACCTGTTTCTTCTGTACGAAAGTGGCCATGGGCGGCTCCGGAGCCAGACCCATGAGCGTGCAGAAGATCGATGAAGAGGGGACCCTGTGGTTCCTCAGCTCGGCAGACAGCCACAAGAACCATGAGCTGGTGCTGGCACCGGAGGTGACGCTTTACTTCCAAGGCTCCGCGCATTCGGATTTCCTCGTCCTGACGGGGGATGCCACTGTTTCCACCGACAAGGCCAAGATCGAGGAGCTGTGGGAGCCTGTCCTGAAAACCTGGTTTACGGAAGGCATCGATGATCCACGGATTTCCGTCATTAAGGTGGTTCCCACCGAGGGCTACTATTGGGATACCAAACATGGCAACGCCGTTGCCGGTATCAAGATGCTCATCGGGGCCGCGCTCGGAAAGACGATGGATGACTCCATCGAAGGCACATTGGAACCCTGA
- a CDS encoding GAF domain-containing sensor histidine kinase — translation MQVLPINHPLRLEALEDTQLLDSLPEESYDRFTRLACHILKAEVSLISLVAETRQFFKSQYGLGEPLRTTRQNDISYSFCRYVVEGGAPFIVEDAVSDPRVSKNPAVTELGIAAYLGIPISTPDGCILGSLCAAGTSPRSWSANDLRNLSDLAAAVCREIELSEQSLVIRNTLKNLEDRSQVLERDLRTTVHDLRTPAGAISSCLELISLNDDARSQETMELLDICQESTASLLDMLQQLLVNGHLKASQGQMLDIQSVSASQLLRRAARVTRTMANEAKVKLDLTWPDELIYLMVDERLIERVFLNLITNAIKFSPAGGSVRIRMRREGTPESPLCRISVIDHGPGVPDSEKLRIFEEFATGSNTSNHAQASFGIGLGFCKTVVDTHGGQIGVEDAPDGGSSFYCVLPALANG, via the coding sequence ATGCAAGTCCTTCCCATCAACCATCCCCTCCGCCTCGAGGCGCTCGAAGACACCCAGCTTCTTGATTCGCTGCCAGAAGAGTCTTATGACCGTTTCACCCGCCTCGCGTGTCACATCTTGAAAGCGGAGGTTTCCCTCATCTCCCTGGTCGCCGAGACCCGCCAGTTCTTCAAAAGCCAATATGGCCTTGGCGAACCGTTGCGGACGACGAGGCAGAACGACATTTCCTATTCCTTCTGCCGCTATGTGGTGGAGGGAGGGGCCCCCTTCATCGTGGAGGACGCCGTGTCCGATCCCCGCGTGTCGAAGAACCCGGCCGTCACCGAGTTGGGAATCGCCGCCTACCTGGGCATCCCTATTTCCACTCCGGATGGCTGCATTCTCGGCTCCCTCTGCGCGGCAGGCACCTCGCCGAGAAGCTGGTCCGCCAACGATCTGAGAAATCTTTCGGACCTAGCAGCCGCCGTCTGCCGGGAGATCGAGCTTTCCGAGCAATCGCTGGTCATCCGGAACACGTTGAAGAATCTGGAAGACCGGAGTCAGGTTCTGGAACGGGACCTGCGGACCACCGTCCACGATCTCAGAACCCCGGCCGGTGCCATCTCGAGTTGCCTTGAGCTCATCTCTCTCAACGACGACGCCAGAAGCCAGGAGACCATGGAGCTTCTGGACATCTGCCAGGAGTCCACCGCGAGCTTGCTGGACATGCTGCAACAGCTTCTTGTCAACGGCCACCTCAAGGCAAGCCAGGGCCAGATGCTGGACATCCAGTCGGTTTCAGCCTCCCAACTCCTTCGCCGCGCCGCACGCGTGACCCGCACCATGGCGAACGAGGCCAAGGTGAAGCTGGACCTCACGTGGCCTGACGAGCTGATCTATCTGATGGTGGATGAACGTCTCATCGAGCGTGTTTTCCTGAACCTGATCACCAATGCGATCAAATTCTCGCCTGCGGGTGGAAGTGTGAGGATCCGCATGCGGCGTGAAGGCACACCGGAGTCACCCTTGTGCAGGATCAGCGTGATCGATCACGGACCGGGCGTTCCGGACTCGGAAAAGTTGCGGATCTTCGAGGAATTCGCGACCGGCTCGAACACCAGCAATCACGCCCAGGCGTCATTCGGCATCGGCCTGGGCTTTTGCAAGACGGTGGTCGACACGCATGGCGGGCAGATCGGAGTGGAGGACGCACCCGATGGTGGCAGCTCCTTCTATTGTGTCCTGCCCGCTTTGGCCAACGGGTGA